A single window of Phyllostomus discolor isolate MPI-MPIP mPhyDis1 chromosome 13, mPhyDis1.pri.v3, whole genome shotgun sequence DNA harbors:
- the CABP1 gene encoding calcium-binding protein 1 isoform X3: MGNCVKSPLRNLSRKMRQEETTSYRAVQTSEEGLAAGGDLPGPLLMLAQNCAVMHNLLGPACIFLRKGFAENRQPDRSLRPEEIEELREAFREFDKDKDGYINCRDLGNCMRTMGYMPTEMELIELSQQINMNLGGHVDFDDFVELMGPKLLAETADMIGVKELRDAFREFDTNGDGEISTSELREAMRKLLGHQVGHRDIEEIIRDVDLNGDGRVDFEEFVRMMSR, from the exons ATGCGCCAGGAGGAGACGACCAGCTACAGGGCGGTGCAGACGAGCGAGGAGGGGCTGGCGGCTGGCGGCGACCTTCCGGGACCGCTGCTGATGCTGGCCCAGAACTGCGCCGTCATGCACAacctgctgggccctgcctgcaTCTTCCTGCGCAAGGGCTTCGCTGAGAACAGGCAGCCT GACAGATCACTGCGGCCAGAGGAGATTGAAG AGCTCCGAGAGGCCTTCAGAGAGTTTGACAAGGACAAGGACGGCTACATCAACTGCCGGGACCTGGGCAACTGCATGCGCACCATGGGCTACATGCCCACCGAGATGGAGCTTATTGAGCTGTCCCAGCAGATCAACATGAACC TGGGTGGCCATGTGGATTTTGATGACTTTGTGGAGCTAATGGGACCTAAACTCCTGGCGGAGACGGCCGATATGATTGGAGTGAAAGAATTGCGAGACGCCTTCCGAGAG TTCGACACCAACGGTGACGGGGAGATCAGCACCAGTGAGTTGCGAGAGGCCATGAGGAAACTCCTCGGTCATCAGGTGGGACATCGAGACATAGAGGAAATTATCCGAGATGTGGACCTCAATGGGGATGGCCGTGTGGACTTTGAAG AGTTTGTCCGGATGATGTCCCGCTGA
- the CABP1 gene encoding calcium-binding protein 1 isoform X4: MGNCVKSPLRNLSRKDRSLRPEEIEELREAFREFDKDKDGYINCRDLGNCMRTMGYMPTEMELIELSQQINMNLGGHVDFDDFVELMGPKLLAETADMIGVKELRDAFREFDTNGDGEISTSELREAMRKLLGHQVGHRDIEEIIRDVDLNGDGRVDFEEFVRMMSR, from the exons GACAGATCACTGCGGCCAGAGGAGATTGAAG AGCTCCGAGAGGCCTTCAGAGAGTTTGACAAGGACAAGGACGGCTACATCAACTGCCGGGACCTGGGCAACTGCATGCGCACCATGGGCTACATGCCCACCGAGATGGAGCTTATTGAGCTGTCCCAGCAGATCAACATGAACC TGGGTGGCCATGTGGATTTTGATGACTTTGTGGAGCTAATGGGACCTAAACTCCTGGCGGAGACGGCCGATATGATTGGAGTGAAAGAATTGCGAGACGCCTTCCGAGAG TTCGACACCAACGGTGACGGGGAGATCAGCACCAGTGAGTTGCGAGAGGCCATGAGGAAACTCCTCGGTCATCAGGTGGGACATCGAGACATAGAGGAAATTATCCGAGATGTGGACCTCAATGGGGATGGCCGTGTGGACTTTGAAG AGTTTGTCCGGATGATGTCCCGCTGA